The following DNA comes from Capsicum annuum cultivar UCD-10X-F1 chromosome 7, UCD10Xv1.1, whole genome shotgun sequence.
TGAACCACACACAACTATTTACTACTAGCTTTCTATCTGAATTCTCAACCTACACGATCTTTTATCAAGGGTCCTGTCATCGGTAACCTGAATATTTGTCATGTCTTACCAGATCGCCCCTCCCTGATACtttttttatctatttctacCTCTCTTTAGTCCTTTCAGCTAATGTCAACCTTTCAGATCTCCTCATTAAAACGCTCCTACATAAAAATTAGAtatatgatataaaataaaatatgtgcTTAATTATACATTAGATAAATTTATATGAACTTTGATTTTCAATTTAACATTTGGCTTTATTAAAgaattttgaaataaaagtttTGGACAAGGTATTATTCtcattttggtattttcttttcGATTTAGTTATCTCAAGATTGATATCTTACATTAAATTTGTATTCAAATAATACAACAACTATGATATAAATAATTTAGTGAGGAAAAATATTGTGGCATAACTGATTTCGAAATCACAAATTGAATCCGtaggaaaaattaattttgtatgtCGAGAAACTATTAAATCGTATTaatccaaccaaacgacccctaactacttgattatttcttttctttttttcttttttgcttctAACTTAAGAAAATGCGAAAGTTTTTTGGGAAATTTATTACCCATATTCCTTTGTATTAGGTTTTAATTTAATGTGGAAGAGATCtcattttggtattattttttttttttcatatatgggTTGACTAAACGTTGGTtcgggcatatgatgaggaggggcactgatgctccagtgcggaggtgtgagactctggctagggatggttttaggcgggctagagatagaccaaagaaatattggagggaggtgattaggcatgttatggagcaattacaacttacagaggacatgacccttgataggaagatgtggagggcgcggattagggtagagggttagggggtgggagcgcgGAGGTAGTAATAGaggagtgctcctttgggtctggagtttctgaTTCATAGTGTTGTGACTGTAGTttatgggtgtcaaacgggcccGTTTTAACCGGCCCACATAATAAATCGGCCAGAtttgacccggcccggtaagTCCAAGGGCTTTAGGATTCTGGGTTCcgaaccattttttttattttggacccGATTAACCCGGCCtggaccaagcccggtccaggcccgccggttaatcggcccgaaccaagcccggtccaggcccACCGATTAACTGGCCCGACccaattactttttaaaaaaaaaggattttgggccaaactagctgttggcccaatggctatatagccgtttttggatccaaacggctagtttgggcccatttatttttttaaaaaaaaattacattaaaaattattttttaatcccaaaaaaaattctataagtaccctacaactccaaatcatttttcacacaatttttcattctctcaaatctcattctctctcaaatctcaattctcaaatatttaatatatttaatttcttaaagtgttcactttaattttttaatttttcgtttacaaaatACAAGCGAAAGTTTCCaaagtcgcaaccttcgaatactttcaaaatttggtattgtctttccatctcttacatttaatttttatttattgtattaattgtttaatatttaattttattatatttgtgtattttgaatatttttagtttaatttaatttatattatggataaattaagaaacctcgctactaaaggtgttaaaaaattttgtcccagaagtggtagtggtagtaaaaagcgaattactagagGTAGTtgaagtagtagatatacctgtgtgTCTTCGCCTCTGGTACcccttggtacaccttttgaggaagaaataagtgttggtgctcacgatatggattatgtagaagctcaggaaaattacggtatagaagaagaaaatgaagtagatgcggttaatttagacgaagataatgaaaatattgctgagacacccgcagtaagaaatgctaacgttagatctgaatcggttaatctccctccccgtcctcccaatgccccaagacctcgtaaaaaaactagtgttgcatggcaattttttgaacgtatatcagataatgaggtgcaatgcaatatttgtcaacaaatatataaacatagaagtggaggcaaacAAGGGGGtatgggtacgttaatgagacatatagctgaagatcacaaaagagagttaaatattgcacaaggtggtggggatgttggtgggccaacacaaactagaatggacccagcaaccggtcacgtagcgaagaagtataataaattgagggaccgggaagaaataactaaaatggtagctgtgggttgtttgccttttagttttccttcttctgatgcatttattcattatatacaagcaatttataatcctatgtttaacggtatttctagaactacttgtcggtctgatatttttagacttcattcacaatattatttttatttatcaacattgttaaaaaatattcaatgtagattgtctctaacttctgatcttgatcgtgctgtaaataaaaatgattatttaaccgttacttgtcattggatggatagtaatttcgtgatgcaaaaacgtattcttgcttttttatatgatgaagatcgtaaacatactggacaatttattgctgattctattgttaaaattgccggatattatggtatcgaaaataaaatttatgtattgcttttgataatgcttctaacaacaagagtgctataaaaaaataaaaatctacgctatctccgtccttgcctgaaatttttcatattaagtgtgcatgtcatatatataatttaattgtaaaagatggtcttaagttttttgagttttatattgaaaaaattcgtcttgccattggttttattcaaggaaataatggtaggtcgagaattagagaatttaaaattaaatgtcaagaaaatggacttacaccgattttgatacctgaggaaattgatactagatggaattctacgtatgaatttttaaaaacttgttataaatatagattttctagtacactagcttttaaccaacattgcggttcatttgatgattctgctgattgcatgctacatgattctgattggtttgtaattaatgatcttattaagtttttaaaaaaaaattatgaagttacggttgaatttttcggtgcttattatcctactatttgtaatattttgacatatataaccgatatttctggtttgctcaaagaatataaaaataaagaaggttataaagaagttgttggtgacatgtttacgaaattttaaaaatatttttttccgattctgcctatttacttggttggtgctatgctaaatctgtgcatgaaatataataatatgtgtcactttagtactcttatttatactaacttagaaataaatactaactatGATTCTAAACAAGTACACCCTGATTTTTGGACGGCTACGaatgatgcaaaggattacatagaaaaattatataatcactatgttgatttattttatttagccatacctacaaatatcactccaactgtcgctcctcatcctcccgaggagccatcatcttctaaaaggctggcacatagtggttttcctaattctttttttgatttaaattgttggaacagtgttgatgagagaacttacacatcaacttatcgggaagagctgaaatattatcttcggtcggCACCAGAGGATCACAGACGACGGATTAACACGTTGAaatggtggaggagtaatgaaacacaatatcctgtgctttcaagattagctagataTATCTTGAAtattccaatgtcaaccgttgcatcagagagcaccTTTAgccagggacgacagcagcttggagacaaccgacactcattgagaagcaatgcaatgaatgttctagtttacctcagagattggattagagcggaaagaagaaaccaaggaatggaaccggagccgagcgacgcttggagaaattatgtcttcaggggagaactcagcagaatcaagtccaatgcatggttttgctcTCGTTGACTTCGattatcctatgcaagttcctgtTAATATAAACATGGATGAATTGGAAAAAATgctgcataatttgtagattttttattcatgtaaattataaatttcggattattttgcaatcaataaaattccccaaattcatttactccttagtccttgctttttatattttttcatttaacaatttaaaattttaaattgaatttctagatttctactttaaattaaaaacttacttctaatatattattaatttactaccaaatattattaattgattatattaagtagcatatgttttgtatatttgtgtatatatcttctatagagtgtatatttaacgtatacatgtatacatgttttataaattagtatataactatatctatatatattgtaatgtatatataatgtagtatattttataagtagtagtatatatacattgaatggtgcgtatacacgtgtatatatcttctatataagtgtatatttaatgtatacatgtgtatatattttataaattagtatataactatatctatatatattgtaatgcatatatattgtagtatattttataagtagtagtatatatacattgaatggtgcgtatatatgagtatatatctagaagtgtatatttaacgtatacatgtgtatatgttttataaattagtatataactatatctatatatattgtaatgtatatatattgtagtatattttttaagtagtagtatatatacattgaatggtgcgtatacacgtgtatatatcttctatagaagtgtatatttaacgtatacatgtgtatatgttttattaattagtatataactatatctatatctattgtaatgtatatataatgtagtatattttataagagTAGTATATATAcgttgaatgatgcgtatatatgagtaattgactaattgtgtatatgtgtatatattttttaaattctaatgtagtatatactatatatatagtgtatatatattacttAATGTATTTATAaagtatataggtgggtatatgactatatgtaatgtatattgaaagaaagttttttttttttaccagatttgaacctttttttaaccgggtttgatcaggttttggtgggtttgattgagttgggttaagtgggccgggttcgGTTgggctttaatttttttactgttgggcccgaCCCGGCCCGGCTCAACTAGCGCCAAACTCGGCTCGtaaccggccctcaacccgaTTAAAGTAAAAGGGCCGGTTTCGGGTTGGTCcagcccggcccgtttgacagtCCTACTATAGTTTGGGGCTagtggtgttttttttttttgcatcccgtactagtttattatacacttatttttgtgtttgttatactgttagtttgtttttgTGTACCAtattagtttatatgcacttattttttatatttgttatactgttattgatCCTatgtcgggggtctatcggaaacaacctttctacttctcttgaggaagtggtatggtctgcgtacactctaccctctccagaccccactaggtggaaatacactgcatatgttgttgttgttgatgggtTGACTAAACGAAGAGGGAAATAATATCAATGACAAatacatcattttatttttatttttgttcacaCAAGATCTATCACACGTCGTCATATACTATGgtttataattataataataatggaAAAGGTATGAATATActctgaactttgataaatgatacaaatatatcattCATCATATTTTAAGTATAAATACACCCTTGTCATTAATAAAAAGGTATATATATACCcctaaactttaataaatggtacaaatatatccaccgtcatactttaggtacaaatatacccctgaactttgagAAATGGTATAAATATACTCTCCGTCATACATTCGAATCGATTTGTGggttaaattaaagttattttcgGGTAGGATTGgataaattaaattagaaaatggCAAATGAAAAAGATCGTGACACGTGTCCTGCCGTTAGTGAGAAAGGTATATATGTATCTTTTCATTAACGGTAAGGATATATTTGTACTTAATATATGATGGGGGTATATCTGTACCATTTAccaaagttcaggggtatatatgtaccttttcattgaCGGAGGGTATATCTGTACCATTTATTAAAATTCAGGGGTATATATGTATCTTTTCATTAATGACAAAAGTATATTTATATctaaagtatgacggaggatatatctataatatttattaaagttcaggggtatattcACATCTTTTCCGTAGTTACAatgatgactaattttgatgaataaatataaatgatttaaAGTTTAGGAGGGAAGGAGAGCCttgaagtaactggtaaagttgctgccatgtgactaggaggtcatgggttcaagccttggaaacagcctctggcagaaatacatggtaagactgcgtacgataTACCCTTGTGGTAGGGCCCTCcccgaacaccgcgcatagcCGATAGCTTTTGTGTACCGGACTGCCCTTTTAATTTGAAGTTTAGGAGGAAATGAAGGACTTATTAGGATGAATAATTGTTTTAAAAAAGGTTGGTGTACAAAACATTTCGCATTTATGTAGGATCAGGTAAAAGATCGCATCCTAAGGAGATTTTAAGACTTACAAATTCgcagttttgatttttaagttatgATGGTACAAATAAGTGTATTCAAGCGTATACAATATCTCCGTAGTAGAATATACAATATTAACGCCTAATATCAGAGCGTAGCGAAATACATTATATCTATGAGCATAATAATAGTAAACTGCATTATATTAGGTAaatcacatatttttttttgaagaagataaaaataaatagggACAATATGCCAAAACTTTTATTAATTTCTGTTAAAGAACCAAAGCATATcagctaaaaaaatattttctggaTCAAATAAATCTAGAATTATTGTTTTCctattatccaaaaaaaaaaaaaaattaataataataataataattaaaaaaataataattaggcAGTAAGAGGACGCCATTCTTCATCTTGATCATGACCACGAACCACAATTGCATAAATTGCATAAATAATCCCAGGAATATAACCTAATAAGGTTAAAATCAAGCAAATCAAGAATTCAcactgcaaaaataaaaaaaaataattaattaaaattttattaatcaaAGTAATTAGCAAAATTTATTGTGTTGAAAGAGATTGtaagcataaaaaaaatataattaaaattttattaatcaaAGTGATTAACAAAATTTATTGtgttaaaagatattataagCATTTAATTTCGCATCTAGTATATGGTACATGCATTGTGACGCTGATTAATTCAAATTCGCGACATGATGTATTATTATTAGAAGCTCTTCTTTCGAGAAGACTTTCAACGTGGCGCCTTAACATTTATGTACAATATAgagaatcaatttcaaaaatcaaaattaaaagtagatttttttttttgtcatctgCCGAAAATTTATGTACAAAGCTATCTGATATATTTTCTTGTGGATTCAATCATGTATGTACTATGTCGAATTGGTTTATAGATGGtcatttaactttttttattattattattttgattctcAACAGAGttgaataaatttttctttacaaaatataatttaatcatgATCACGGATAACGATTGCATAAATTGCATAAATTATCCCAGTAATATAACCTAGTAAGGTCAAAATCAAGCAAATCAAGAACTCACACtgcaaaaccaaaaagaaaaaaaattaataaaagttattaataaatttattgtatttgattgtacaccaaattaaaaaaaatatatatttttaaaatttgtgatttaaaataagTTCTAAATATTCGTGTGACTATAACTTATATTAATTGAAATCTTagaaatcaattttcaaaatgaatttcttttcatatatttaaactttttaaagTAAATTATCTGATATGCGTGCTTGTGAATTCAATTAAATATCTGTTGTTTCTTATCGACAATTCAGCTAATAATCGTATTTTCTCTTCACTATAATCTAGACTTACCCTCCCCCCTTCCTCAGTCTATCTGGGGGCCGTAAGTTATTTTCAGCCCAAAACACGCCCGTGCGCCGGGCATGgctcgttcgcactgtttcacccatTTAACCGCCCAAACGGCCCCGCCGACTCCACCGGGCCACCCTTACCTGCTCCACACCCTCTGGGGGCCAcaaatcaatttttaacccaaaacaCGTCCGAACCATCTCTCGTGATTTTT
Coding sequences within:
- the LOC124899991 gene encoding low temperature-induced protein lt101.2-like, whose translation is MASRCEVFLEILLAILLPPLGVFFRHGCCSCEFLICLILTLLGYIPGIIYAIYAIVVRGHDQDEEWRPLTA